The Latilactobacillus sakei subsp. sakei DSM 20017 = JCM 1157 genome includes a window with the following:
- a CDS encoding beta-galactosidase: protein MVRDLKTTVFLHGGDYNPEQWQSQPDVVKNDFKAFEQAKINTFSLGIFSWAKLEPKEGQFDFSWLDQIFKQVADQKGKIILATPSGARPRWLAEKYPEVLRVNEQGQRLQFGERHNHCYTSPIYREKVQIINRKLAERYGHSGLVILWHISNEYGGQCYCELCQSAFREWLKRKYQTLDNLNNAYWNTFWSHTYTDWQQVQAPMPNGDTGVLGLNLDWRKFVTDQTIDFYESEIQPLREITPEMPVTTNFMGGNPPESHVFYDLDYQKFAKHVDVISWDSYPNWANGYESTAHLAMKTALMNDVMRGLKQSNYLIMESTPSQVNWHPYNRSKRPGMHEMASLQEIAHGADSILYFQLHQSLGASEMFHGAVISNQVETKGRVFRDVMKVGQDLEQLKTAKNTKYQAAKVAIVFDYANMWALDDARNYADETKKYWRTISEHYRYFWENDIAVDIISTEQDLTDYQLVIDPMHFLMSNDYAEKLAAYVKQGGQLVGTYITSVVDVSFLTHQGGWPQALKESYGITIQETDTLYPQQSNHVLIGNKSYQAKDYCEVVSVVDAETIGTYENDFYKGTPALTKNSFGKGIAYYQACRLEDDFLDDFYAKITRKLGLKAQLPLKETNPTVSIQVREDKHDRYYFMINFSHEPITLEVTRDLVDVLTSDHKITNGPIKLSAYEARVFSEAIK, encoded by the coding sequence ATGGTAAGGGACTTAAAAACAACCGTTTTTTTACACGGTGGGGATTATAATCCGGAACAATGGCAATCTCAGCCAGATGTTGTGAAAAATGATTTTAAGGCTTTTGAGCAAGCTAAAATTAATACATTCTCATTAGGGATATTCTCGTGGGCTAAGTTAGAACCGAAAGAAGGGCAGTTTGATTTTTCTTGGTTGGATCAAATATTTAAACAAGTAGCTGATCAAAAAGGAAAAATAATTCTAGCAACGCCCAGTGGTGCTAGACCCAGATGGTTAGCCGAGAAATATCCCGAGGTACTTAGGGTTAACGAACAGGGCCAACGATTACAATTTGGGGAAAGACATAATCATTGTTATACGTCGCCGATTTATCGCGAGAAAGTCCAAATTATTAATCGTAAGTTGGCGGAACGCTATGGTCATAGTGGATTAGTTATTTTATGGCATATTTCAAATGAATATGGTGGTCAATGTTATTGCGAACTGTGTCAGTCAGCTTTTAGAGAATGGTTAAAACGTAAGTATCAAACATTAGATAATCTAAATAATGCTTATTGGAATACATTTTGGAGTCATACGTATACAGATTGGCAGCAAGTGCAAGCGCCAATGCCAAATGGTGATACTGGTGTATTAGGGCTAAATTTAGATTGGCGTAAATTTGTAACAGACCAAACAATTGATTTTTATGAGTCTGAAATTCAACCGCTAAGAGAGATAACCCCAGAAATGCCAGTAACGACTAATTTCATGGGTGGTAATCCACCAGAATCACACGTGTTCTATGACCTGGATTATCAGAAATTTGCCAAACATGTCGATGTTATCAGTTGGGATTCTTATCCTAATTGGGCTAATGGCTACGAAAGTACGGCGCACTTAGCCATGAAAACAGCATTGATGAATGATGTGATGCGCGGTCTTAAACAATCAAATTATTTAATTATGGAAAGTACACCCTCACAAGTAAATTGGCATCCTTACAATCGTTCAAAACGCCCAGGCATGCATGAAATGGCTAGTTTACAGGAAATTGCGCATGGCGCAGATTCAATACTATACTTTCAACTTCACCAATCATTAGGGGCTTCGGAAATGTTTCATGGTGCTGTGATTAGTAATCAAGTGGAAACAAAAGGTAGAGTTTTCCGGGATGTTATGAAAGTAGGACAGGATTTAGAACAATTAAAAACAGCTAAAAATACAAAATATCAAGCAGCAAAAGTAGCAATTGTTTTTGATTACGCTAATATGTGGGCGTTAGATGATGCTCGTAATTACGCGGATGAAACGAAGAAATATTGGCGGACAATCAGCGAACATTATCGCTATTTCTGGGAAAATGATATTGCCGTGGACATTATCTCGACTGAACAGGATTTAACGGATTATCAATTGGTCATTGATCCAATGCACTTTTTAATGAGTAATGACTATGCTGAAAAATTAGCAGCATATGTGAAGCAAGGTGGACAGCTTGTCGGAACTTATATAACAAGTGTTGTGGATGTGTCCTTTTTAACACACCAAGGAGGCTGGCCACAAGCCTTGAAAGAAAGTTATGGGATTACAATTCAAGAGACTGATACACTCTATCCACAACAATCAAATCATGTATTGATTGGAAATAAAAGTTATCAAGCAAAGGATTATTGTGAAGTTGTATCAGTAGTGGATGCAGAGACTATTGGCACTTATGAAAATGATTTTTATAAAGGAACACCGGCGCTTACGAAAAACAGCTTTGGTAAAGGAATAGCCTATTATCAAGCTTGTCGCCTAGAGGATGATTTTTTAGATGATTTCTACGCCAAAATAACACGAAAATTAGGACTCAAAGCGCAATTACCATTAAAAGAAACGAACCCTACCGTTTCTATTCAAGTTAGAGAAGACAAGCATGATCGGTATTATTTTATGATTAATTTTAGCCATGAACCTATTACATTAGAAGTAACGAGAGACTTGGTGGACGTATTGACGTCTGATCATAAAATTACAAACGGGCCTATTAAACTAAGCGCTTATGAGGCCAGAGTCTTTTCAGAGGCAATCAAATAA
- a CDS encoding LacI family DNA-binding transcriptional regulator — MTTIREIAAKAGYSPATVSRLLNDDPTFSISDTARNKILETARNLNYQQISNIKKNPYNIGVIFAISPQKELEDVYYSNLRQSIVHYSNQTNIILDFYLNVTDIPDKIDGLIAIGQFNSEELDVLANQSSNCLFIDANPDPHRFNAVQPNLETITEQAIDLFIKTNFKLIGFIGGSFWHANQALTQLKDPRQKYFESYTRELGIYHPEAIYIGDDFSVKTGYELGKMIVANLDSQPLPNGFLIASDLLSVGVLQAFNENKITVPTDTSIISINDIDLVKYVSPPLTTFRIDTDQLAKVAIDTLKENIIFPTKMRKTILIDADLIYRKSFLNHSSLLK, encoded by the coding sequence ATGACGACAATTCGCGAAATTGCTGCTAAAGCTGGTTATTCACCTGCTACGGTCTCCAGATTATTAAACGATGACCCGACATTTTCAATTTCAGACACTGCCCGTAATAAAATACTAGAAACTGCTCGCAATCTTAACTATCAACAAATTAGTAATATTAAGAAGAATCCTTATAACATAGGTGTCATTTTTGCTATTTCTCCTCAAAAAGAGCTGGAAGACGTTTATTACAGTAATCTTCGGCAAAGTATTGTTCATTACAGTAATCAAACTAATATTATTCTTGATTTTTATTTAAATGTCACTGATATCCCCGATAAAATAGATGGTTTAATTGCCATTGGCCAATTTAACTCAGAGGAATTGGACGTTCTTGCAAATCAATCTAGTAACTGCCTTTTTATAGATGCCAATCCAGATCCCCATCGCTTCAACGCAGTTCAACCTAATCTAGAAACAATCACTGAACAAGCAATTGATTTATTTATTAAAACTAACTTTAAACTGATTGGTTTTATTGGCGGTTCCTTTTGGCATGCTAACCAAGCACTGACCCAATTAAAGGATCCCCGTCAGAAGTACTTTGAAAGTTATACCCGCGAACTAGGCATCTATCATCCAGAAGCCATCTATATTGGTGATGATTTTTCCGTTAAAACTGGCTATGAACTAGGTAAAATGATAGTTGCTAACCTTGACAGTCAGCCTCTACCTAACGGTTTCTTGATTGCATCTGATTTATTGTCAGTTGGTGTTTTACAAGCTTTTAATGAAAATAAAATTACCGTACCGACAGATACTTCAATTATTAGTATCAACGATATCGATCTCGTTAAGTATGTTTCACCACCTCTAACAACGTTTAGAATTGATACTGACCAACTCGCCAAAGTAGCAATTGATACACTCAAAGAAAACATTATTTTTCCTACTAAAATGCGAAAAACAATTTTAATTGATGCTGATTTAATCTATCGAAAAAGCTTCTTAAACCATTCTTCCTTGCTAAAATAA
- a CDS encoding transcriptional regulator, SarA/Rot family, whose amino-acid sequence MGKNTLAFYEAIQQLDNMRRSLNEPCEAYHISFEQFVLMKRIAVAGGIRPTKLSEDLRISRAAVSRKLTQLYYSNYLSKERSGVNEDQRVVTIALTSTGEEVVKKIDKFYKAKLATLTDPVEEVQSTAKIFETLSQIG is encoded by the coding sequence ATGGGGAAGAATACATTAGCATTTTATGAAGCGATTCAGCAGCTAGATAATATGAGAAGGTCCCTTAATGAGCCGTGCGAGGCGTATCACATTTCATTTGAACAGTTTGTTCTGATGAAACGGATTGCTGTCGCAGGTGGTATTAGGCCAACGAAATTGAGTGAGGATTTGCGTATCTCAAGAGCGGCCGTGAGCCGAAAATTGACGCAGCTCTATTATAGCAATTATTTGTCTAAAGAACGCAGTGGCGTTAATGAAGATCAGCGCGTCGTTACAATTGCGTTAACGTCAACTGGAGAAGAGGTTGTTAAGAAGATAGATAAATTCTATAAAGCTAAGCTAGCAACACTCACAGACCCAGTAGAAGAAGTGCAGTCAACTGCAAAAATTTTTGAAACGTTGAGTCAAATAGGTTAA
- a CDS encoding WxL domain-containing protein, protein MKFTKLTSAALTAGTILSILAPTATFAATAEHDADANGGTELPMSDKTEVGISFGDNTDNGNTGYLRLQMVPHVLDFGNHTEFLSQYPTFDATGHNVSTDSNDRHASYKNTDTNLTATLNTEDPKLEDVKGKAWATVVDKQVTRENNDPEGETAKTTKKSGTWQLKVKSDDALTATENGETINNANLLLKNTAYGRTLDVPKLTNEAQDSGFQADTTIDNDDVSTITNNVSLSLDGTSPEVEVANAADSEGQGANVFGWDRSDINLTLPKDSKVGNNIYTAHLTWTSYTGVTAS, encoded by the coding sequence ATGAAATTCACAAAATTAACTAGTGCAGCTTTAACAGCCGGCACAATCTTAAGCATTCTTGCACCAACAGCAACATTCGCTGCTACAGCAGAACACGATGCTGACGCTAATGGCGGTACAGAATTACCAATGTCTGACAAGACTGAAGTTGGGATCTCATTTGGTGATAACACTGATAACGGGAATACTGGCTACTTACGTTTACAAATGGTACCGCACGTATTAGATTTTGGTAACCATACAGAATTCTTATCACAATATCCAACATTTGATGCTACTGGTCATAACGTAAGTACCGATAGCAATGATCGTCATGCTTCATACAAGAACACAGATACCAATTTAACAGCAACTTTAAATACAGAAGACCCTAAATTAGAAGATGTTAAAGGTAAAGCATGGGCAACAGTTGTTGATAAACAAGTCACTCGTGAAAACAATGATCCAGAAGGCGAAACTGCTAAAACAACAAAGAAGAGTGGTACATGGCAATTAAAAGTTAAATCAGATGATGCTTTAACAGCAACTGAGAACGGTGAAACAATCAATAATGCTAACCTATTGCTTAAAAATACTGCTTATGGTCGGACATTAGATGTTCCTAAATTGACAAATGAAGCCCAAGATAGTGGTTTCCAAGCTGACACAACTATTGATAATGACGACGTATCAACAATTACGAATAATGTGTCATTATCATTAGATGGCACAAGTCCAGAAGTTGAAGTTGCTAACGCTGCTGATTCTGAAGGACAAGGTGCTAACGTCTTTGGTTGGGATCGTTCAGACATCAACTTAACATTGCCAAAAGATTCAAAAGTTGGTAATAACATCTATACAGCTCATTTAACATGGACATCATACACAGGTGTTACAGCTTCATAA
- a CDS encoding DUF916 and DUF3324 domain-containing protein: MKKRYLIISIMLAFWGLMRQATPQLVTAATADAKQKVTFMIYPEIPKDNLGGNKLGYFNLKLKPNAEKTLKIKVFNPTNKPITVKVSAKDAQTADDGRIDYLSDDPVSKKLLPEPGSQYVHFKLQVVVPPNAQKSVNVKVKMPNTAFKGKKALAINLAAMGPTGGSINNRYVYAVGVTLNGTKMATEKLHRIEMPKMQTGFVDKKAALQFKVTNPDPVFLKKGHLSIKLTNQKLGFFNYKLDLKKMHIAPNSTFNANLLLGGKRLVAGRYTMVAHFKSDQYQHQIKKTVQITKTDARYINEHNPNYQKRRRILLVAVTICALLIVISIYNIRKHGSRDSKND; the protein is encoded by the coding sequence ATGAAAAAGCGGTACTTAATCATCAGTATAATGCTCGCTTTTTGGGGATTAATGCGCCAGGCAACACCGCAACTAGTGACGGCAGCAACAGCTGATGCTAAACAGAAAGTAACATTTATGATTTATCCAGAAATACCGAAGGATAATCTTGGGGGGAATAAGCTCGGCTACTTCAATCTTAAATTAAAACCAAATGCTGAGAAGACTTTAAAAATTAAGGTCTTTAACCCAACGAATAAGCCAATTACGGTTAAAGTTAGCGCCAAAGATGCGCAGACTGCAGACGATGGTCGAATTGATTACTTGTCGGATGATCCGGTTTCTAAAAAACTTTTGCCAGAGCCGGGGAGTCAATATGTCCATTTCAAACTACAAGTGGTTGTTCCCCCTAACGCTCAAAAATCGGTAAACGTAAAAGTTAAGATGCCAAACACTGCTTTTAAAGGCAAAAAAGCACTCGCAATTAATTTAGCAGCGATGGGGCCAACGGGTGGCAGTATCAACAACCGTTATGTATACGCAGTTGGTGTTACTTTAAATGGCACAAAAATGGCAACTGAAAAATTACACCGGATAGAGATGCCTAAGATGCAGACAGGTTTTGTTGATAAGAAAGCAGCCTTACAGTTTAAGGTTACTAATCCCGATCCGGTTTTCCTCAAAAAGGGCCATTTATCAATCAAGTTAACCAATCAGAAGTTAGGCTTTTTCAATTACAAGCTGGATTTGAAAAAAATGCATATCGCACCTAATTCGACCTTTAACGCTAATTTGTTATTGGGTGGCAAACGGTTGGTAGCAGGACGCTACACTATGGTTGCTCACTTTAAGAGCGATCAATATCAACATCAAATTAAGAAAACCGTTCAAATTACTAAAACAGATGCGCGCTACATTAATGAGCATAATCCGAACTATCAAAAAAGGCGTCGTATCTTACTAGTTGCTGTTACTATATGTGCCTTATTAATAGTGATATCAATTTATAACATTCGGAAACATGGAAGTAGGGATTCAAAAAATGATTAA
- a CDS encoding DUF916 and DUF3324 domain-containing protein produces MKFVRRLMALSLAFVGLMLCQMTQVQAAAQTQKADFEVQPILPDEQEDLSLNYFNMSLAQGQTKKLEMRIQNFTDHAITVHSDLRNSMTQVGGGVSFQANTKGLDPSLKVPFTKIAKLDKKSETIKLAAQETKILKMTVKMPEDRTNGMIYGDWHFIEYLHKKGGQSSVGSNYAYSVGVALKGQHYKVYPELKYDKTEAMIYRRHAAMGIKIRNTQPMVINKVSAKAVVSKEGLFSSKHVYTTSNQSVAPNSVLTLPISWDYEQLKPGKYTIDTVVHGQNLWNKLPLTWRFKKSFTIKADDVKTVNAQALKKPKNKWAYVATASGVLMLVSVTGLVKVLRRS; encoded by the coding sequence GACGTTTAATGGCATTGAGCTTGGCTTTTGTGGGCTTGATGCTCTGCCAAATGACACAGGTTCAAGCTGCTGCTCAAACCCAAAAAGCGGACTTTGAAGTGCAGCCCATCTTGCCGGATGAACAAGAGGATTTAAGTTTAAATTACTTCAACATGAGTTTGGCACAGGGACAAACTAAAAAACTCGAAATGCGGATTCAGAATTTTACGGATCACGCAATTACGGTTCATTCCGACTTGAGAAATTCGATGACCCAAGTTGGTGGTGGCGTTAGTTTTCAAGCTAACACTAAAGGGTTAGATCCAAGCTTGAAAGTACCGTTCACTAAAATTGCTAAATTAGATAAAAAGAGCGAGACCATTAAATTAGCAGCTCAAGAGACTAAAATTCTTAAAATGACGGTCAAAATGCCGGAAGATCGAACAAACGGCATGATTTATGGGGATTGGCATTTTATTGAATATCTTCATAAAAAAGGTGGCCAATCATCAGTTGGTAGTAACTATGCCTATTCAGTGGGCGTTGCACTGAAAGGCCAACACTACAAGGTTTACCCCGAATTGAAATATGACAAAACAGAAGCCATGATTTATCGGCGTCATGCTGCAATGGGAATTAAGATCCGTAATACACAACCAATGGTTATTAATAAGGTTAGCGCCAAGGCAGTTGTTTCTAAAGAAGGGCTCTTTTCTTCCAAACATGTTTATACGACTAGCAACCAATCTGTAGCCCCTAACTCAGTGTTAACCCTACCGATTTCGTGGGATTACGAACAGTTGAAACCAGGGAAATACACGATTGATACGGTTGTTCATGGTCAGAATCTCTGGAACAAGTTGCCATTGACTTGGCGCTTCAAGAAGAGTTTTACGATTAAGGCCGATGATGTCAAAACCGTTAATGCACAAGCGCTTAAAAAGCCAAAGAATAAGTGGGCTTATGTGGCAACTGCCAGTGGGGTCTTAATGCTAGTGTCAGTAACCGGATTGGTCAAAGTATTGAGACGCTCATGA